The following nucleotide sequence is from cyanobiont of Ornithocercus magnificus.
ATTAGATATTTTCCTCGCCAAATTTATCATAGGGGGAAGGCACCAGCCGGAAGCTCTTACAGATGATTTTCTTACTGGAAAAGTTGAGGCCTCTTTTGAATTGATTAATTTATCTAGTCTATCCAAAAATTAGAGTAGCTAGGATATTACTAGCATATGAGCACTATTAATAGTAAATTTGCATCCAGCTGTCACATAGTGGGGCTGTCGCCCCCTGTTAAGAAAGCATAGGTGAATAACAGAGTAGGGCAAAGAAAAAAGACTATAAGCGTGATCATCAAAGCATTACCATGCAGCCTTTGGTACCACAATAGTGGGCAAGTCATCGTGATTTTTTGAGTTAAGGGTAAATGCCTCCTAACATTTCCCCTAGGTTTATGGGACCAGGTGATTCCAGCTTGCGGCTTGCCTGGGTAATGATTATAATCAGCCTTACTGGGTAAAACATGAGCAAGAGATACATGCTGAGTGGATCGGTGAGTTATTAGTCTCCTAAACTTTGCCAATAGACTTAATTGATTAGAAAATCTCCCATACTCTTTATGCGCTGTTTCGATTGCCTGTCTAACCAACTTTACCTGTCTCTTGCTAAGGCTAAACCACTCTGACTGGGGTATTCGCTCTGCCCGGAAACGGCTATGAAGGCCTTGCTCGAGCCGGCCAGGATACAGGACTTTGCGTACTAGTATTGTTCTTACCTTAGTGCCTACACCTAACTGAGTGGATCGGCGGCTCCAGTTTAGTGTGATCCCAATCTTGTGGATATCACTGCCAGGATACCAGACTAAGTAGATAGTGCCTTCTTTAGCGGTTTCTGGTCTATTATGCTTCGCCATCAATTGTTTTTCTTCAGCCAACAGACTATGAGTATTCTCTGCCAATGCTGGTTGGCGGTTATATTATAACCATAGTCATCTCATCTTACTGAGTAGATATATAGTCTGGTCAGACTATTGGGGCTAGAGAATTAATGATAGCTTAAATCTCTACCTGCCTTGCATATTGCCCAAATTTGTAAGCAATCTTTGGCATGATAACAGTTATTGGGACTATCTCCTTTGCCTTGTATCACAGCGATCGCTTCTCCTGACGTTGATCTGCTAGAGCTTGAAACCAAGCAGTGTATTCATCAGGCCCCCCTGGCATTAATAGATCCAGATGTAAAGGGTCTTCTGGATCACTGATCCCTTTGAGATATCCATCTACGAAAAAACTAGGGCGGTTTATCTCCCCGTGACTACTGTCTACAAGAATTACTCGATTGTGGCAACCACACCAGCTACCTATGTCCTGTAGTAGTGTGAGAAAACCCCGATCGCTGCCACCGCGCAGCCAGCCCGAACCATCATTGGCTTTTCTGGAAGTTACTGTATCACCTACACCTACTATTAGCGGCATCTGGCTAGCTGGAATATGGCTACGGACAAGATGCAGCAGGCCGGCATAATTGTGAGGTGCTGTACGGACGTTAAAGTCATCTCCAAGCGGCGCCTTGCCAGTACGACATGCAATATGACGGTTAATTAACATTAGTAAGCCAGCTTCTTTGAGTGAGCCGGTGAGCATAAACTGAATATCAGTAGTTCCTACATCTCCAGGGACTGCAAACTTCAAGCGTTCGCAGCCAGAGTCGCTCTGCCCCAAGTTGGGAGCTATGTGCAGAAAAAAGGAGTTCTCTAGGCCAGTCTCTTTTGCTTCCTGTATCAGCCGTTCCATCAGGTTTTTCAGCATCCACTGAAGCTCTTTCTGGCGTTCTATATCATTGTGGACCAGCTCAAAAGCGCCATTAAGGTTGACCGTAGGCGAGACTTGAGTATCAAGTACAGATTGGCATGCCAGCTCAGCAATCTGTACTCTGCTGAGTTCTGGGAGCAGAGGCGATAGATATTCTTTCAGCAGTGCTTTCATACGAGCAGGTACTGCAGCTAGAAAGGTCATCTCTGCCTC
It contains:
- a CDS encoding glucosylglycerol 3-phosphatase translates to MCCLSSDQLREELANTDNLLIVQDLDGVCMQLVKNPLTRRMDARYVLAAAKLEGELCVLTNGEHEGQRGINRLVELALCDKERPRLEGLYLPGLAAGGVQLQDRFGHLDHPGVSEAEMTFLAAVPARMKALLKEYLSPLLPELSRVQIAELACQSVLDTQVSPTVNLNGAFELVHNDIERQKELQWMLKNLMERLIQEAKETGLENSFFLHIAPNLGQSDSGCERLKFAVPGDVGTTDIQFMLTGSLKEAGLLMLINRHIACRTGKAPLGDDFNVRTAPHNYAGLLHLVRSHIPASQMPLIVGVGDTVTSRKANDGSGWLRGGSDRGFLTLLQDIGSWCGCHNRVILVDSSHGEINRPSFFVDGYLKGISDPEDPLHLDLLMPGGPDEYTAWFQALADQRQEKRSL